Proteins encoded by one window of Panicum virgatum strain AP13 chromosome 7N, P.virgatum_v5, whole genome shotgun sequence:
- the LOC120682184 gene encoding glutaredoxin-C6-like, translating to MGITSSSSSNPESRAMALVKAKEIVASAPVVVFSKSYCPFCVRVKQLFEKLGASFKAIEMDVESDGAELQDALKEWTGQRTVPNVFINGKHIGGCDDTMALNNDGKLVSLLTEAGAIKGSTSKKTATA from the exons ATGGGAATCACCTCCTCTTCGTCCTCGAACCCGGAATCCAGGGCTATGGCGCTCGTCAAGGCCAAGGAGATCGTCGCCTCCGCGCCCGTCGTCGTCTTCAG CAAGTCTTACTGCCCTTTCTGCGTCCGCGTGAAGCAGCTGTTCGAGAAGCTGGGAGCAAGCTTCAAGGCCATTGAGATGGATGTGGAAA GTGATGGAGCTGAGCTCCAGGATGCTCTCAAGGAGTGGACTGGACAGAGGACCGTTCCAAATGTCTTCATCAATGGGAAGCATATTGGTGGCTGCGATG ATACCATGGCACTGAACAATGATGGGAAGCTGGTGTCTCTGCTAACTGAGGCTGGAGCGATCAAGGGTTCTACTTCCAAGAAAACCGCCACTGCTTAG
- the LOC120682390 gene encoding uncharacterized protein LOC120682390 isoform X1, whose protein sequence is MLVVVPGPLALLLVFIPGHPALSVHPICRSARRSGHDHYRHHVRAGLLKAGQLHSLVQSNRYIIRAQIKYIVPNQSWWYLACEKCNRTLQPHGEKYKCVGPTCSGTGGPRYSLPIIATDLVAPREQQNERTIQLVFFGSIAQEIIDTPVGTLIAANEGVGIFLPTKITAIYGKQYELRVSISSMSLQHINITYQVDAIIGMGSIPASTPPHLHLALEGQPSHQSATESQQLHSTDKSTLITGTAPNGSGSTPPECNKDISSALPHIDISGTENTKFEIHARTKAPESSESNLLSTPASVEDLEKAQVYLITSYLLYCIENQIPFDYVIQQDYTCLSPCILLTQRQKRTNVRLMRHLIAMVKMIQVIFR, encoded by the exons ATGCTGGTCGTCGTTCCAGGGCCTTTGGCCCTTCTGTTGGTGTTCATTCCAG GCCATCCTGCTTTGTCTGTTCATCCTATATGTCGTAGTGCTCGACGAAGTGGTCATGATCATTATAGGCATCATGTGCGCGCTGGTTTACTGAAGGCCGGCCAACTGCATTCTTTAGTACAG AGCAACAGATACATTATCCGTGCACAGATCAAGTATATAGTTCCTAATCAATCATGGTGGTATTTGGCTTGTGAGAAATGCAATAGAACACTGCAGCCACATGGAGAGAAATATAAATGCGTTGGCCCTACATGTTCTGGAACAGGAGGACCTAG GTACAGCCTCCCTATTATTGCCACCGATCTTGTGGCACCGAGAGAGCAACAAAATGAAAGAACTATACAACTTGTGTTCTTTGGATCCATAGCACAAGAAATAATTGACACCCCAGTTGGTACTCTCATTGCTGCTAATGAAGGCGTGGGAATTTTCCTCCCAACAAAAATTACTGCCATCTATGGAAAACAATATGAGCTCCGTGTAAGCATTTCCTCAATGTCATTACAGCATATCAACATCACCTATCAAGTTGATGCTATTATAGGCATGGGTAGCATTCCTGCATCTACACCACCTCACTTGCATCTCG CACTTGAAGGACAACCTTCTCATCAATCAGCAACAGAAAGCCAGCAACTCCACTCTACTGATAAATCTACACTCATCACTGGCACTGCACCAAATGGTTCTGGGTCTACACCACCTGAATGCAATAAG GACATCAGCTCGGCATTACCTCATATAGATATATCAGGTACAGAAAATACTAAGTTTGAGATCCATGCAAGGACAAAG GCTCCTGAATCATCTGAAAGCAATCTGTTGTCAACTCCGGCCTCAGTTGAAGACTTAGAAAAAGCTCAGGTATATCTCATAACATCATATCTACTATATTGCATAGAAAATCAAATACCTTTTGATTATGTAATACAACAAGATTATACTTGCCTTTCCCCATGCATCTTGCTGACCCAAAGACAAAAAAGAACAAATGTTCGATTGATGAGGCATCTCATAGCCATGGTAAAAATGATCCAAG TGATATTCAGATGA
- the LOC120682390 gene encoding uncharacterized protein LOC120682390 isoform X2: MLVVVPGPLALLLVFIPGHPALSVHPICRSARRSGHDHYRHHVRAGLLKAGQLHSLVQSNRYIIRAQIKYIVPNQSWWYLACEKCNRTLQPHGEKYKCVGPTCSGTGGPRYSLPIIATDLVAPREQQNERTIQLVFFGSIAQEIIDTPVGTLIAANEGVGIFLPTKITAIYGKQYELRVSISSMSLQHINITYQVDAIIGMGSIPASTPPHLHLALEGQPSHQSATESQQLHSTDKSTLITGTAPNGSGSTPPECNKDISSALPHIDISGTENTKFEIHARTKAPESSESNLLSTPASVEDLEKAQTKKNKCSIDEASHSHGKNDPSDIQMTARAHQSR; encoded by the exons ATGCTGGTCGTCGTTCCAGGGCCTTTGGCCCTTCTGTTGGTGTTCATTCCAG GCCATCCTGCTTTGTCTGTTCATCCTATATGTCGTAGTGCTCGACGAAGTGGTCATGATCATTATAGGCATCATGTGCGCGCTGGTTTACTGAAGGCCGGCCAACTGCATTCTTTAGTACAG AGCAACAGATACATTATCCGTGCACAGATCAAGTATATAGTTCCTAATCAATCATGGTGGTATTTGGCTTGTGAGAAATGCAATAGAACACTGCAGCCACATGGAGAGAAATATAAATGCGTTGGCCCTACATGTTCTGGAACAGGAGGACCTAG GTACAGCCTCCCTATTATTGCCACCGATCTTGTGGCACCGAGAGAGCAACAAAATGAAAGAACTATACAACTTGTGTTCTTTGGATCCATAGCACAAGAAATAATTGACACCCCAGTTGGTACTCTCATTGCTGCTAATGAAGGCGTGGGAATTTTCCTCCCAACAAAAATTACTGCCATCTATGGAAAACAATATGAGCTCCGTGTAAGCATTTCCTCAATGTCATTACAGCATATCAACATCACCTATCAAGTTGATGCTATTATAGGCATGGGTAGCATTCCTGCATCTACACCACCTCACTTGCATCTCG CACTTGAAGGACAACCTTCTCATCAATCAGCAACAGAAAGCCAGCAACTCCACTCTACTGATAAATCTACACTCATCACTGGCACTGCACCAAATGGTTCTGGGTCTACACCACCTGAATGCAATAAG GACATCAGCTCGGCATTACCTCATATAGATATATCAGGTACAGAAAATACTAAGTTTGAGATCCATGCAAGGACAAAG GCTCCTGAATCATCTGAAAGCAATCTGTTGTCAACTCCGGCCTCAGTTGAAGACTTAGAAAAAGCTCAG ACAAAAAAGAACAAATGTTCGATTGATGAGGCATCTCATAGCCATGGTAAAAATGATCCAAG TGATATTCAGATGACGGCTAGAGCTCACCAATCCAGATGA
- the LOC120682390 gene encoding uncharacterized protein LOC120682390 isoform X3, which produces MLVVVPGPLALLLVFIPGHPALSVHPICRSARRSGHDHYRHHVRAGLLKAGQLHSLVQSNRYIIRAQIKYIVPNQSWWYLACEKCNRTLQPHGEKYKCVGPTCSGTGGPRYSLPIIATDLVAPREQQNERTIQLVFFGSIAQEIIDTPVGTLIAANEGVGIFLPTKITAIYGKQYELRVSISSMSLQHINITYQVDAIIGMGSIPASTPPHLHLALEGQPSHQSATESQQLHSTDKSTLITGTAPNGSGSTPPECNKDISSALPHIDISGTENTKFEIHARTKAPESSESNLLSTPASVEDLEKAQ; this is translated from the exons ATGCTGGTCGTCGTTCCAGGGCCTTTGGCCCTTCTGTTGGTGTTCATTCCAG GCCATCCTGCTTTGTCTGTTCATCCTATATGTCGTAGTGCTCGACGAAGTGGTCATGATCATTATAGGCATCATGTGCGCGCTGGTTTACTGAAGGCCGGCCAACTGCATTCTTTAGTACAG AGCAACAGATACATTATCCGTGCACAGATCAAGTATATAGTTCCTAATCAATCATGGTGGTATTTGGCTTGTGAGAAATGCAATAGAACACTGCAGCCACATGGAGAGAAATATAAATGCGTTGGCCCTACATGTTCTGGAACAGGAGGACCTAG GTACAGCCTCCCTATTATTGCCACCGATCTTGTGGCACCGAGAGAGCAACAAAATGAAAGAACTATACAACTTGTGTTCTTTGGATCCATAGCACAAGAAATAATTGACACCCCAGTTGGTACTCTCATTGCTGCTAATGAAGGCGTGGGAATTTTCCTCCCAACAAAAATTACTGCCATCTATGGAAAACAATATGAGCTCCGTGTAAGCATTTCCTCAATGTCATTACAGCATATCAACATCACCTATCAAGTTGATGCTATTATAGGCATGGGTAGCATTCCTGCATCTACACCACCTCACTTGCATCTCG CACTTGAAGGACAACCTTCTCATCAATCAGCAACAGAAAGCCAGCAACTCCACTCTACTGATAAATCTACACTCATCACTGGCACTGCACCAAATGGTTCTGGGTCTACACCACCTGAATGCAATAAG GACATCAGCTCGGCATTACCTCATATAGATATATCAGGTACAGAAAATACTAAGTTTGAGATCCATGCAAGGACAAAG GCTCCTGAATCATCTGAAAGCAATCTGTTGTCAACTCCGGCCTCAGTTGAAGACTTAGAAAAAGCTCAG TGA
- the LOC120680591 gene encoding myb-related protein MYBAS2-like, whose amino-acid sequence MEAAPLGWGRQEVDGWRKGPWTSQEDTLLVEHVRQHGEGRWNSVSKLTGLKRSGKSCRLRWVNYLRPDLKRGKITPQEESIIVQLHALWGNRWSTIARSLPGRTDNEIKNYWRTHFKKGKPSKNIERARARFLKQRQEMQSQQQQLLQLAAGQVAKDENQDGGGARTGADDDDRGSAVVDDACAAPSSPALAAEAETAAGHHHHEDLIMHDAMDFMCPMSCALLLHGAVHQGGGTGSCCGSTASDEYGSGEEDGATWGSLWNLDDGVVVDDVTTAAGACTLW is encoded by the exons ATGGAGGCGGCGCCGCTGGGCTGGGGACGGCAGGAGGTGGACGGGTGGCGGAAGGGCCcgtggaccagccaggaggacACGCTCCTCGTCGAGCACGTCCGGcagcacggcgaggggcggtggAACTCCGTCTCCAAGCTCACAG GTCTGAAGAGGAGTGGCAAGAGCTGCAGGCTCCGGTGGGTTAACTACCTGAGACCAGATCTGAAGCGAGGCAAGATCACGCCCCAGGAGGAGAGCATCATAGTCCAGCTCCACGCTTTGTGGGGAAACAG GTGGTCGACGATCGCGCGCAGCCTTCCGGGCAGGACGGACAACGAGATCAAGAACTACTGGAGGACGCACTTCAAGAAGGGGAAGCCGTCCAAGAACATCGAGCGCGCGAGGGCGCGGTTCCTCAAGCAGCGGCAGGAGATGcagagccagcagcagcagctgttgCAGCTGGCCGCCGGGCAGGTCGCCAAGGACGAGaaccaggacggcggcggcgcgcgcaccGGGGCCGATGATGACGACCGTGGCAGCGCGGTCGTCGACGACGCGTGCGCGGCGCCGTCATCGCCGGCGTTGGCAGCCGAAGCCGAAACCGCCGCcgggcaccaccaccacgaggACCTGATCATGCACGACGCCATGGACTTCATGTGCCCCATGTCgtgcgccctcctcctccacggcgccgTTCACCAgggcggcggcaccggcagcTGCTGCGGCTCCACGGCCAGCGACGAGTACGGATCCGGCGAGGAGGACGGCGCCACGTGGGGCAGCCTGTGGAACCTCGACGACGGCGTGGTCGTCGACGAcgtcaccaccgccgccggggcGTGCACGCTCTGGTAG